One Camelina sativa cultivar DH55 chromosome 3, Cs, whole genome shotgun sequence genomic window carries:
- the LOC104778133 gene encoding uncharacterized protein LOC104778133 yields the protein MDQNVPISKKLWNIVRFLLYMIRKGVSKHKLIADFNATLKRGKNLMFHHRRRVPAASTSSDALNAASATAISRQEYEFSCSNTPNYSFPFPNMAFMKKKSHNSLFTCGQTPQTLDDDSAAARAVLELLNGVGDKGNVTPGDLTVALSPYFPGFGRTPLVRPLRVTDSPFPLTPENGDVGNIHVDKAADDFIKKFYKNLSQQKKMIEFS from the coding sequence ATGGATCAGAACGTACCAATAAGCAAGAAGCTATGGAACATCGTACGTTTTCTCTTGTACATGATCCGCAAAGGTGTCTCAAAACACAAACTCATCGCCGACTTCAACGCCACTCTCAAACGTGGCAAGAACCTCATGTTCCACCACCGTCGTCGCGTCCCCGCCGCTTCCACCTCCTCAGACGCTTTAAACGCTGCTTCAGCCACCGCGATATCGCGACAAGAATACGAGTTTAGCTGTAGCAACACTCCAAACTATTCTTTCCCTTTCCCCAATATGGCTTTCATGAAGAAAAAGAGCCATAATAGTCTCTTTACGTGTGGTCAAACGCCTCAGACGCTCGACGACGACTCAGCCGCAGCTAGAGCAGTTCTTGAGCTTCTTAACGGCGTTGGTGACAAAGGAAACGTCACGCCGGGAGATTTAACAGTGGCCTTGTCTCCTTACTTCCCCGGGTTTGGAAGGACTCCGTTGGTGAGACCGTTGAGAGTAACGGACTCACCGTTCCCGTTAACGCCGGAAAATGGTGACGTGGGTAACATACACGTCGACAAAGCGGctgatgattttataaaaaaattttataagaactTGAGTCAGCAGAAAAAGATGATTGAGTTCAGCTAA